The following coding sequences are from one Bos indicus x Bos taurus breed Angus x Brahman F1 hybrid chromosome 5, Bos_hybrid_MaternalHap_v2.0, whole genome shotgun sequence window:
- the DTX3 gene encoding probable E3 ubiquitin-protein ligase DTX3 isoform X1, which produces MPILSSSGSKMAACGGNCKNKVTVSKPVWDFLSKETPARLARLREEHHVSILIDGETSDIYVLQLSPQGPPPAPPNGLYLARKALKGLLKEAEKELKKAQRQGELMGCLALGGGGEHPELHRPGPPPLRAAPLLPPGARGLPPPPPPLPPPLPPRLREETEEQESTCPICLGEIQNAKTLEKCRHSFCEGCITRALQVKKACPMCGRFYGQLVGNQPQNGRMLVSKDATLLLPSYEKYGTIVIQYVFPPGVQGAEHPNPGVRYPGTTRVAYLPDCPEGNKVLTLFRKAFDQRLTFTIGTSMTTGRPNVITWNDIHHKTSCTGGPQLFGYPDPTYLTRVQEELRAKGITDD; this is translated from the exons ATGCCAATTCTAAGCTCTTCAGGATCAAA AATGGCAGCCTGTGGAGGCAACTGCAAGAACAAAGTGACTGTCTCCAAGCCTGTTTGGGACTTCTTGAGCAAGGAGACCCCTGCCCGGCTGGCCCGGCTTCGGGAGGAGCACCACGTGTCCATTCTCATAGACGGCGAGACTTCTGACATCTACGTTCTCCAGCTTTCCCCTCAgggccctcccccagctcctcccaaTGGGCTCTACCTGGCCAGGAAGGCTCTCAAGGGGCTGCTCAAGGAGGCAGAAAAAGAGCTCAAGAAAGCTCAGAGGCAGGGGGAGCTTATGGGCTGCCTGGctttggggggtggaggggagcacCCTGAGCTGCACCGCCCAGGCCCGCCCCCTCTCCGAGCAGCCCCACTCCTGCCCCCAGGGGCCCGGGggcttcccccacctcctcctccgctgccccctccccttcctccccgccTTCGGGAAGAGACAGAAGAGCAGGAGAGCACCTGCCCCATCTGTCTGGGAGAGATCCAGAATGCCAAGACGTTGGAGAAGTGCCGGCACTCGTTCTGCGAGGGCTGCATCACCCGGGCCCTGCAGGTGAAGAAGGCCTGCCCCATGTGTGGCCGTTTCTATGGGCAGCTGGTGGGCAACCAGCCCCAGAATGGGCGGATGCTGGTCTCTAAAGATGCCACACTCCTGCTACCCAGCTATGAGAAGTACGGCACCATCGTCATCCAGTACGTCTTCCCGCCCGGTGTCCAGGGG GCTGAACACCCAAACCCAGGAGTTCGGTATCCTGGCACCACTCGGGTGGCCTACCTCCCGGACTGCCCCGAGGGCAACAAGGTGCTGACCCTGTTCCGCAAGGCGTTTGACCAGCGTCTCACCTTCACTATTGGCACCTCCATGACCACAGGGAGACCGAATGTCATCACTTGGAACGACATCCACCACAAGACCAGCTGCACAGGGGGACCACAGCT GTTTGGGTACCCGGACCCCACCTACCTGACCCGGGTGCAGGAGGAGCTGAGAGCCAAGGGCATCACTGATGACTGA
- the DTX3 gene encoding probable E3 ubiquitin-protein ligase DTX3 isoform X2 — protein MSFVLSRMAACGGNCKNKVTVSKPVWDFLSKETPARLARLREEHHVSILIDGETSDIYVLQLSPQGPPPAPPNGLYLARKALKGLLKEAEKELKKAQRQGELMGCLALGGGGEHPELHRPGPPPLRAAPLLPPGARGLPPPPPPLPPPLPPRLREETEEQESTCPICLGEIQNAKTLEKCRHSFCEGCITRALQVKKACPMCGRFYGQLVGNQPQNGRMLVSKDATLLLPSYEKYGTIVIQYVFPPGVQGAEHPNPGVRYPGTTRVAYLPDCPEGNKVLTLFRKAFDQRLTFTIGTSMTTGRPNVITWNDIHHKTSCTGGPQLFGYPDPTYLTRVQEELRAKGITDD, from the exons A TGTCGTTCGTCCTGTCCAGAATGGCAGCCTGTGGAGGCAACTGCAAGAACAAAGTGACTGTCTCCAAGCCTGTTTGGGACTTCTTGAGCAAGGAGACCCCTGCCCGGCTGGCCCGGCTTCGGGAGGAGCACCACGTGTCCATTCTCATAGACGGCGAGACTTCTGACATCTACGTTCTCCAGCTTTCCCCTCAgggccctcccccagctcctcccaaTGGGCTCTACCTGGCCAGGAAGGCTCTCAAGGGGCTGCTCAAGGAGGCAGAAAAAGAGCTCAAGAAAGCTCAGAGGCAGGGGGAGCTTATGGGCTGCCTGGctttggggggtggaggggagcacCCTGAGCTGCACCGCCCAGGCCCGCCCCCTCTCCGAGCAGCCCCACTCCTGCCCCCAGGGGCCCGGGggcttcccccacctcctcctccgctgccccctccccttcctccccgccTTCGGGAAGAGACAGAAGAGCAGGAGAGCACCTGCCCCATCTGTCTGGGAGAGATCCAGAATGCCAAGACGTTGGAGAAGTGCCGGCACTCGTTCTGCGAGGGCTGCATCACCCGGGCCCTGCAGGTGAAGAAGGCCTGCCCCATGTGTGGCCGTTTCTATGGGCAGCTGGTGGGCAACCAGCCCCAGAATGGGCGGATGCTGGTCTCTAAAGATGCCACACTCCTGCTACCCAGCTATGAGAAGTACGGCACCATCGTCATCCAGTACGTCTTCCCGCCCGGTGTCCAGGGG GCTGAACACCCAAACCCAGGAGTTCGGTATCCTGGCACCACTCGGGTGGCCTACCTCCCGGACTGCCCCGAGGGCAACAAGGTGCTGACCCTGTTCCGCAAGGCGTTTGACCAGCGTCTCACCTTCACTATTGGCACCTCCATGACCACAGGGAGACCGAATGTCATCACTTGGAACGACATCCACCACAAGACCAGCTGCACAGGGGGACCACAGCT GTTTGGGTACCCGGACCCCACCTACCTGACCCGGGTGCAGGAGGAGCTGAGAGCCAAGGGCATCACTGATGACTGA